Genomic DNA from Segatella copri:
TGGACTTTGACAGAAGAGCCTTGGTTGAAGAACCAGAAGGTACTTTCTAACTTGAAACTCCGTGCCAGCTATGGTGTTACCGGTCAGCAGGAAGGTATCGGCAACTACAACTATCTGCCGGTTTATACCTACAGCGTGACAGGTGCCGAAGCATTCATCAACGGACAGTATATCAATACTTACCGTCCTGAGGCATACGTATCAGACTTGAAGTGGGAGACTACAACCTCCTGGAACTTCGGTCTCGATTTCGGATTCCTGGATGGCCGTATCGGTGGTGCCATCGATTTCTATACCCGTAAGACCAAGGACCTGTTGGCATCAGTACCAACAGCAGCAGGTACCAACTTCTCAAAGACTATCCTTACCAACGTAGGTAATGTGGACAGCAAGGGTATTGAGGTTTCTCTGAATGCAACCCCTATCCAGACCAAGGACTGGGAGTGGAACCTGAGCTATAACTTTACCTGGCAGAACATGAAGGTGAAGAACCTTTCATTGATAAAGGGTGGAAGCCAGACCAACGTGAAGGTAGGTCCATCTATCGATGCTTACCAGTTCCAGGTACTCTCTGAGGGATATGAGCCATACATGTTCTATGTGTATCATCAGCTCTACGACTCAAAGACAGGCAAGCCTATCGAGGGTGCTTATGCCGATTTGAACAATGATGGCGAAATCAATGAGTCAGATCTCTACCGCTATCATTCTCCAGCCCCTAAGTACATCATGGGCTTGAGTACATCTTTGAGATACAAGCAGCTGACACTCGGTATGAGTTTCCGTGCCAACATCGACAACTATGTATACAACGGCATGGGTATGAGTACAGGTGCTTTTGAGACAGTAAGCTACAACAACTCACAACTCAACAACCTCAATACCAGCTTCCTGAAGACAGGTTTCAAGACCCGTCAGTATCTCTCTGATTACTACGTAGAGAATGCTTCGTTCCTGAAACTCGACAACCTGAGTTTGAGTTACAATGTAGGCAAGATCAACAAGTGGGCTTCGCTCACCGTATCTGCGATGGTACAGAATGTATTCACCATCACCGGTTACTCAGGTACAGATCCTGAGGTGCCAAACGGAATGGACAACTCATTCTATCCACGTCCTCGCACTTACTCAGTAAGCCTCGGACTTCAGTTCTAACAATCAAAACAGATAACAATGAAACTTAAGAATATATTATATAGTATGATGATGGGAACAGCGGTGCTGACAGGCACTACCAGCTGTGTTTCCGATCTTGACCAATATCCTCATACAGAGACAACCTCTAAGGATGTTTATACCTCGCTTGCCAATTATGAGGCTGTGCTGGGTAAGATTTACGCTGCCATGGTGACTAGCGGTCAGGGCAAGGGCGGCGATAATAAGGATATGGAATCCGTATTGAACGGCGGCAGTGGCTTCGACTACATGCGTATGTTTATCAATATGCAGGAGTGTGGTACCGATGAATTTGCCTCTACCTGGCTGACAGGTGAGCAGACTACGGGTCTTACTTATCTCTCCTGGGATGCTAACGATGCCTGGGTATCAGATATGTATTATCGTATCTACTACAACATCGCCCTCTGCAACGAGTTCCTCCGCAATGCCAATAATGCCAATTTCTCAGGTGCTGATGCTGAGAAGATGAAGGAGTATAAGGCTGAAGTCCGTTTTATGCGCGCTCTGTTCTATTACCATGCCCTCGATTTCTATCGCAACATTCCGATGGTGACAGAGAACGACCCTGTGGGCAGCTACATTCCTCCTCGTTATACTCCTCAGCAGACATTTGATTATATTGAGAGCGAGTTGAAGGATTGTGTAGGTGATATGCTTCCAGCATCCACCTGTCCTTACGGTCAGGCTTCTCAGGGTGCTGCCTATACCTTGCTTGCCAAGCTTTATCTGAACAGCGAGGTTTATACCGGCGTTGCCAAGTATGCCGAGTGCAAGGAGGCTTGTGAGAAGGTGATGGATATGGGCTACTCTTTGGAGTCTGATTACAGCAAGCTCTTCAATGCTGATAATGATAAGCGTACCAACGAAATTATCTTCGCCTTGCCGGTAAGTGCTGAGCATACTGTAAGCTGGGGTTCTTCTACCTATCTGGTTTGTGGACAGGTAAGTATGTCGAATGCCAACCAGAATGTAGCCGATTATGGTGTAACTGCCGGCTGGAGTGAATTCCGTCTTCGTCCTGAGTTCGTGGATAAGTTTACCCAGACCGATATTGATGGCAATGGTGACAAGCGTTGCAAGTTCTTTACCAATGGTCAGAGCAAGGATGTAACCAGCATGACCGATGAAACCGCTGGCTATCTTTCTGAGAAATGGAGTAACCTGAAGGATGATGGAACCACTGCATCCAATACAGGAGATGCAGGTGTGGATACCGATTTCCCTCTCTTCCGTTTGGCTGATGTCTATCTGATGTATGCCGAGTGCGTGGTTCGTCTGCATAATGACTGGGATAACTGGGCTGGTGGTAGTGATGCTGCAGATCCTGACGTGATTGCTTCCCGCAAGCAGGGTGCTATCTATTGGATCAACCAGCTTCGTGAGCGCTCTCATGCTTCTGATGTATGGGCAAGCAACTTTGCCAACGATGATGAGTTCCTCCAGTTCATCCTCGATGAGCGTGCCCGTGAACTCTATCATGAAGGTTATCGCCGTACTGACCTGATTCGCTATGGTCAGTTTACTACTAATAAGTACATCTGGCAGTGGAAGGGTGGTGTCCACGATGGACAGGCAGTGGATAGCAAGTACAACATCTATCCAATTCCTAACACCGAGCTTACCGCAAATCCAAATCTTCATAACGACAACTATTAATAGGATAAAAGAATGAAAAAGATATTTAGAAACTTGATGATGCTTCTCTGCGCACTCACCGCCCTGGTGAGTTGCGACGAGAGTGGCGACAAGATATATCTGGATGGCTTCAAGGCATCCGATCTGATGGCATCGGCATCCGATGTGAAGCTGTCTGTAGATAACAGTAAGGACGTTGTCCTCTCGTTGGCTTGGCAGAATCCTACCTTGTTTTCGAGCGATGAAACCAAGCCTGCGGGCAGCGGAGTGTTGAAGACTTATCTGCAGGCATCCGCCTCAGAAGATTTCGCATCAGTAAAGGAATACACCGTAACCGACCTTTCCAAGGCTTTCACCGGTGCTGATCTCAATGCTGCAGCCAAGGATCTCGGCTTGTCTCCTGATGTGAGTTCACCTCTTTATTTCCGTATCAAGAGTCAGATGGGTGCCAATCTTGATGCCGCTTACAGCAATGTCTGCCAGGTAAAGGTTACTCCATACCTCATTGATATGAGCTACATCAATATCCTGAATGAGAAAAAGGATCAAGTTCTGACCAAACTCTATTCTCCTAATTCTGATGGAGTTTATTCTGGCTATATGAATGCCTCTTCTTGGTTCCATATCTGGGGTAAGGAAAATGATGGTACCATTTGGGGTAATGTAGGACAGGATAACCATGTGTACGAAATGGATAATACTGAGTCTGCATGGAACATCTGGTTCCCAGGTCAGACAGGTATTTATTATACAGTTCTTGATACAAAAGCTAAGGAACTTAAGCCAACTTACATCAAGTCGATGCAGTTGAATGGTGAAGATATGACCTATGATGCTCCTAACTATGCTTGGACCAAGGTGATTACAACCGCAGCCGATAATACTCCAATTAGCATCGTAGCAACAGGTGCAGAGTACAGCAAGGATACAGGTACAGAAGATGCTGCAGCTGTGGTGAAGACCATGAACTATACTTTGGCTGATGGCAAAATGACAGATGCTGCAACAGCTGGAAGTGTAAATATTGCCAAGGCTGGTACTTATACCGTAACCGTGAAAGTTGGTGAGCACAGCCAGCTGGAATACACCATCGTTGAGGGCGACCAGACAACTCCAGAGCCAGAGGTTAGCAATACCCTCTGTATGTTCTCTAAGGATGGTAACACCCTTCTTGCCGTGATGAACAAGGTGAGTGATGGCGTTTATACCTGCAAGTACAAGCCAACAGCTTGGGAGAATTTCCGGTTTATCTTCGTAGGTGAAAACAAGGACGACAAGCAGACTTGGTATGGTTCTGATCCAAGCGATCTTTTTAAATTGTCAACAGCTAGTGACTGTTGGGACATTTGGTTCAAGGATGATGTAACTGG
This window encodes:
- a CDS encoding RagB/SusD family nutrient uptake outer membrane protein, whose amino-acid sequence is MKLKNILYSMMMGTAVLTGTTSCVSDLDQYPHTETTSKDVYTSLANYEAVLGKIYAAMVTSGQGKGGDNKDMESVLNGGSGFDYMRMFINMQECGTDEFASTWLTGEQTTGLTYLSWDANDAWVSDMYYRIYYNIALCNEFLRNANNANFSGADAEKMKEYKAEVRFMRALFYYHALDFYRNIPMVTENDPVGSYIPPRYTPQQTFDYIESELKDCVGDMLPASTCPYGQASQGAAYTLLAKLYLNSEVYTGVAKYAECKEACEKVMDMGYSLESDYSKLFNADNDKRTNEIIFALPVSAEHTVSWGSSTYLVCGQVSMSNANQNVADYGVTAGWSEFRLRPEFVDKFTQTDIDGNGDKRCKFFTNGQSKDVTSMTDETAGYLSEKWSNLKDDGTTASNTGDAGVDTDFPLFRLADVYLMYAECVVRLHNDWDNWAGGSDAADPDVIASRKQGAIYWINQLRERSHASDVWASNFANDDEFLQFILDERARELYHEGYRRTDLIRYGQFTTNKYIWQWKGGVHDGQAVDSKYNIYPIPNTELTANPNLHNDNY
- a CDS encoding DUF5114 domain-containing protein; translated protein: MKKIFRNLMMLLCALTALVSCDESGDKIYLDGFKASDLMASASDVKLSVDNSKDVVLSLAWQNPTLFSSDETKPAGSGVLKTYLQASASEDFASVKEYTVTDLSKAFTGADLNAAAKDLGLSPDVSSPLYFRIKSQMGANLDAAYSNVCQVKVTPYLIDMSYINILNEKKDQVLTKLYSPNSDGVYSGYMNASSWFHIWGKENDGTIWGNVGQDNHVYEMDNTESAWNIWFPGQTGIYYTVLDTKAKELKPTYIKSMQLNGEDMTYDAPNYAWTKVITTAADNTPISIVATGAEYSKDTGTEDAAAVVKTMNYTLADGKMTDAATAGSVNIAKAGTYTVTVKVGEHSQLEYTIVEGDQTTPEPEVSNTLCMFSKDGNTLLAVMNKVSDGVYTCKYKPTAWENFRFIFVGENKDDKQTWYGSDPSDLFKLSTASDCWDIWFKDDVTGGEVTVTADLNTMTWKYE